A stretch of the Arthrobacter sp. PAMC 25486 genome encodes the following:
- a CDS encoding ABC transporter ATP-binding protein gives MANNDKTSLFTSLARMGPQLKPIMWRLILGLLTALAASIVALAIPQVYRVLVNTALEPGNGTGALWVGTGVVLVLGIIEAWLMVLRRQFVIVPATTVETRMRTSFYRHLQALAVEFHDRWGSGQLLSRAMSDLNFMRRWMAFGAIMLVVTALTVAIGIVLMFSMSWELGLIFLAAAVPIVIFGFTFRRSYGHASRRSQDQAGDLATVVEESVHGIRVLKAFGRGREALDSFAGQAQELQATEIHKAKSLASFSLVVTLLPELALAAGLVVGILLVHGGKLDVGTLVAFFATAAVVAGPVESVGPLLSMTLTAKTALDRHFEVMDAENTITDPANPVRLHAVRGALEFRGVHFRFPDTPAGSPDLLNGVDLELRAGETMALVGVTGSGKSTLLNLVPRLFDATGGAVLLDGTDIRALSLKDLRSHVSVAFEDTTLFSNSVRENVLLGAADHPGLSPDEVLEQALDVAQAGFAHTLPQGVDTLIGEEGLSLSGGQRQRIALARAIAAKPAVLVLDDPLSALDVNTEELVSRRLRQVLEGTTTLIVAHRPSTVAMADRVALLQDGRISAVGTHTELLGTNEHYRYVLASLDTQPKDLDTGLDDDLPDDLGTGPLPIAARLDAPNPAATTGKSTPA, from the coding sequence ATGGCGAACAACGACAAAACCTCACTCTTCACTTCCCTGGCCCGCATGGGGCCACAACTAAAGCCCATCATGTGGCGCCTGATCCTGGGCCTGCTCACAGCCCTTGCCGCCAGCATCGTGGCCCTTGCCATTCCGCAGGTTTACAGGGTGCTCGTCAACACGGCCCTGGAACCCGGGAACGGGACGGGCGCGCTGTGGGTGGGGACCGGCGTCGTGCTTGTCCTGGGCATCATTGAAGCCTGGCTCATGGTGCTGCGCCGGCAGTTTGTCATTGTCCCCGCCACCACGGTGGAAACCCGCATGCGCACCAGCTTCTACCGTCACCTGCAGGCCCTCGCCGTGGAATTCCACGACCGCTGGGGCTCCGGCCAGTTGCTCAGCCGGGCCATGAGCGATTTGAACTTCATGCGCCGCTGGATGGCCTTCGGCGCGATCATGCTGGTGGTGACGGCCCTGACCGTGGCGATCGGGATCGTACTGATGTTCAGCATGAGTTGGGAACTGGGCCTGATCTTCCTGGCCGCCGCCGTGCCGATCGTCATTTTTGGCTTCACGTTCCGCCGCTCGTATGGGCACGCCAGCCGCAGGAGCCAGGATCAGGCCGGTGACCTCGCCACTGTTGTGGAGGAGTCCGTACACGGCATCCGCGTGCTGAAGGCTTTTGGCCGCGGCCGCGAAGCGCTCGACTCCTTCGCCGGCCAGGCACAGGAACTCCAAGCCACCGAAATCCACAAGGCGAAGTCACTCGCCTCCTTCTCCCTCGTTGTCACTCTCCTGCCCGAACTGGCCTTGGCCGCCGGCTTGGTGGTGGGCATCCTGTTGGTCCACGGCGGGAAGCTCGACGTCGGAACTCTCGTCGCGTTCTTCGCCACTGCCGCCGTCGTGGCCGGGCCGGTTGAATCCGTGGGCCCCCTGCTCTCGATGACACTTACCGCCAAGACGGCACTCGACCGGCACTTCGAGGTCATGGACGCCGAAAACACCATCACCGACCCGGCCAATCCCGTCCGGCTCCATGCGGTGCGTGGAGCGCTGGAATTCCGTGGCGTGCACTTCCGCTTCCCCGACACCCCCGCCGGTTCACCCGACCTCCTCAACGGCGTCGACCTGGAACTGCGGGCCGGTGAAACCATGGCCCTGGTGGGCGTCACGGGCAGCGGAAAGAGCACCCTGTTGAACCTGGTTCCGCGCCTGTTCGATGCCACCGGAGGCGCCGTGCTGCTGGACGGCACCGACATCCGGGCGCTATCGCTGAAGGATCTGCGCAGCCATGTTTCGGTAGCCTTTGAGGACACCACACTGTTCTCCAACTCCGTGCGCGAGAACGTCCTGCTCGGCGCCGCGGACCATCCCGGACTGTCCCCGGACGAGGTGTTGGAACAAGCCCTGGATGTGGCTCAGGCCGGCTTCGCCCACACGCTCCCCCAGGGCGTGGACACGCTCATCGGCGAGGAAGGGCTGAGCCTGTCTGGTGGGCAGCGCCAGCGCATCGCCCTGGCCCGTGCCATCGCGGCCAAGCCGGCAGTGCTGGTGCTGGACGACCCGCTCTCGGCCCTCGACGTCAACACCGAGGAATTGGTGTCCCGACGGTTGCGCCAAGTCCTTGAGGGGACCACGACCTTGATCGTTGCCCACCGCCCGTCCACCGTGGCCATGGCGGACCGGGTGGCGCTGCTGCAGGACGGGCGCATCTCAGCCGTTGGCACGCACACCGAACTGCTGGGCACCAACGAACACTATCGCTACGTCCTGGCCAGCCTCGATACGCAACCCAAGGACCTGGACACCGGGCTGGACGACGACCTGCCCGATGACCTCGGCACCGGCCCGCTACCCATCGCAGCCCGGTTAGACGCACCCAACCCAGCCGCCACCACCGGAAAGAGCACCCCCGCATGA
- a CDS encoding FBP domain-containing protein, with product MLPLTEKQIRSSFLNASQRERSNLNLPENFDSLDWENLDFMGWRDRKYPALGYVIGWVDGAPAGILFRHVEGRIRSRAQCSWCEDVTLPNEVVYFNAKRPGPAGRNGNTITTLMCTSFECSTNVRRPAPPAYVGFDVEAARQGRMHGLQQQVQNFMHNMLAGAE from the coding sequence TTGCTTCCCCTGACCGAAAAACAAATTCGTTCATCCTTCCTCAACGCCTCCCAGCGGGAGCGCAGCAACCTGAACCTGCCGGAGAACTTCGACTCCCTGGATTGGGAAAACCTCGACTTCATGGGCTGGCGCGACCGCAAGTATCCTGCCCTTGGCTACGTCATTGGGTGGGTTGACGGGGCGCCAGCAGGCATCCTGTTCCGGCATGTCGAGGGCCGGATTCGCTCGCGGGCACAGTGCTCGTGGTGTGAGGACGTCACCTTGCCCAACGAGGTGGTGTACTTCAATGCCAAGCGCCCCGGCCCCGCAGGACGCAACGGCAACACCATCACCACGTTGATGTGCACCAGCTTTGAGTGCTCCACGAACGTTCGCCGGCCAGCACCACCGGCCTACGTGGGTTTTGACGTGGAGGCTGCCCGGCAGGGACGCATGCACGGGCTACAGCAGCAGGTCCAGAACTTCATGCACAACATGCTGGCGGGCGCTGAGTAG
- a CDS encoding SRPBCC family protein: MELKHHFIVPSSLEDTWRSFNQLEEIAPCFPGATLTGVDGDTFTGTVKIKLGPIAMMYAGTGQFRSRDEITHTVVIEASGKDKRGNGTAGATVTAVLSADGDGTTVDVTTDMNVTGKPAQFGRGVIQDISDKLLEQFVQCVIRKAEEPEISPVEPAPPPPIGTPEPPPPPHKGEPVVGPAPHVGTATGAPVPPPPAARHAAPPPVAAAELDLGSAMVPVLAKRFGPLLAAAAILVVFIAVCRRGRRK; the protein is encoded by the coding sequence ATGGAACTCAAACACCACTTCATAGTTCCCAGTTCACTCGAGGACACGTGGCGATCCTTCAACCAGTTGGAGGAGATCGCCCCGTGCTTCCCCGGCGCCACCCTGACGGGCGTCGACGGGGACACCTTTACCGGAACGGTCAAGATCAAGCTCGGGCCCATCGCCATGATGTATGCGGGCACGGGCCAGTTCCGCTCCAGGGACGAGATCACACACACGGTTGTCATTGAGGCGTCCGGGAAGGACAAACGGGGCAACGGAACGGCGGGCGCCACCGTCACGGCGGTGCTTTCGGCAGACGGCGACGGGACCACTGTGGATGTCACCACGGACATGAACGTCACCGGCAAGCCGGCGCAATTTGGTCGGGGCGTCATCCAGGACATCTCGGACAAGCTGCTGGAGCAATTCGTGCAGTGCGTCATCCGCAAGGCCGAGGAGCCGGAAATTTCGCCGGTTGAACCCGCGCCGCCGCCGCCCATTGGGACACCAGAACCGCCGCCGCCTCCCCATAAAGGCGAGCCTGTCGTTGGGCCGGCGCCCCATGTCGGCACAGCCACGGGGGCACCGGTACCACCGCCACCCGCAGCCCGGCATGCTGCACCTCCACCGGTTGCGGCTGCTGAACTCGATTTGGGTTCGGCAATGGTGCCGGTGTTGGCTAAGCGTTTCGGCCCGTTGCTGGCGGCAGCGGCAATCCTGGTGGTATTCATCGCCGTGTGCCGCAGGGGCCGGCGGAAGTAG
- a CDS encoding xanthine dehydrogenase family protein subunit M, producing MIPSPFDYAAPTTVEEALGLLAAADSAGDDVKLLAGGQSLIPVMKLRMADPSLVIDLGRIPGLSGITDDGGSLTIGAMTPHHMVATDSLILAHAPLLAQAAATVADPQVRHRGTFGGALVHADPAGDMPAAVLATGASFTLSSSAGQRNVEASNFFQGYFTTAVEEGEILTSITVPKFTGWGSHYEKFTRVSQQWSIVAVAALVRVEGGVIAEARLGLTNMASTPLRATSTEAALVGCALTEEAITAASLHAADGTEPASDINGDAAYRRHLATVLAQRAVLAAAGMQRAGLHMAGA from the coding sequence ATGATTCCGAGCCCATTCGACTACGCCGCGCCCACAACCGTTGAGGAGGCGCTGGGCCTGCTGGCCGCCGCCGATTCAGCCGGGGACGACGTCAAACTGCTCGCCGGGGGTCAAAGCCTGATCCCCGTCATGAAGCTGCGCATGGCCGACCCGTCCCTGGTCATTGACCTGGGACGGATCCCCGGCCTTTCCGGCATCACGGACGACGGCGGATCCCTCACCATTGGTGCCATGACCCCGCACCATATGGTGGCCACGGATTCCCTGATTCTTGCCCATGCACCCCTGCTGGCGCAGGCCGCAGCAACCGTGGCCGACCCCCAGGTGCGGCACCGCGGGACGTTTGGCGGTGCCCTGGTCCACGCCGATCCGGCCGGCGACATGCCCGCGGCCGTGTTGGCCACCGGGGCATCGTTCACTCTGTCCTCGTCCGCCGGGCAGCGGAACGTTGAGGCTTCCAACTTCTTCCAGGGCTACTTCACCACGGCCGTTGAGGAGGGCGAGATCCTGACCAGCATCACGGTGCCGAAGTTCACCGGCTGGGGTTCTCATTATGAGAAGTTCACCCGGGTGTCCCAGCAGTGGTCCATCGTGGCCGTGGCCGCCCTGGTCCGGGTGGAAGGCGGAGTGATTGCCGAGGCCCGACTGGGGCTGACCAACATGGCCAGCACACCGCTCCGTGCCACGTCCACCGAGGCTGCGCTGGTTGGCTGCGCGCTGACTGAGGAGGCCATCACGGCAGCCAGTTTGCATGCAGCCGACGGCACCGAACCCGCCAGCGACATCAACGGGGACGCCGCGTACCGGCGGCATCTGGCAACTGTTCTGGCCCAGCGGGCCGTGCTGGCCGCCGCGGGAATGCAGCGGGCCGGACTGCACATGGCGGGGGCATAA
- a CDS encoding xanthine dehydrogenase family protein molybdopterin-binding subunit, producing the protein MTTTVEGGASPAPRAEIGQARLRKEDAHLITGRSRFTDNMVLPGMLHLAMVRSPYAHAKITSIDTSAAKASPGVMTVLTGADVAEEQGSLPNAWPVTPDQKAPAHPAIAVDEVAFSGEIVAVIIARSVAAARDAVELVDVDYDELPVVMDLEEAYTDKVLAHTTLESNKSATWVFDSAEAGTGTSITEALANSDVVVERTLYQQRLIPAFMEPRSTVVDPTGEQITMWSATQIPHILRLMLALTLGIPESKVRVIAPDVGGGFGGKLQVTPEEVITLLAARRMGKPCKFTETRSESLQVGHHGRAQVQRLKISATKEGIVTGLDVNLLADMGAYLGLITSGIPILGAFMYNSIYKFPAYRFECNNIFTNKAWTDAYRGAGRPEATFAIERMMDELATELNMDPLELREKNWIKHEEFPFTTVAGLEYDTGNYEAATAKAVELFDYEGLRAEQKRRRDAKETVQLGIGISTFTEMCGLAPSRVLGSLNYAAGGWEHASVRVLPTGNVEVVTGSSSHGQGHETAWSQLVADRLGVPFANVEVLHGDTQVSQRGLDTYGSRSLTVGGMAVLAAADKVIEKAKVIAAHLMEANEDDLDFANGAFTVRGTETSTGLGEIAFAAFSAHNMPDGVEPNLDSEATFDPVNFSYPHGTHLAAMEVDTETGQVNILKYVCVDDIGVVVNPMLVEGQVHGGLAQGISQALYEEAVYDDAGTLVSGSFVDYLVPSAPDLPHYITARTETPATSNQLGAKGVGEAGTIASTPAIVNGVLDAIRHLGVKDVKMPCTPARVWHALQEAKTTGGVQ; encoded by the coding sequence ATGACCACCACAGTTGAAGGGGGCGCCTCGCCGGCTCCCCGCGCCGAGATCGGCCAGGCAAGGCTGCGCAAGGAGGACGCACACCTGATCACCGGCCGCTCCCGCTTCACCGACAACATGGTGCTGCCCGGCATGCTGCACCTGGCCATGGTCCGCAGCCCGTACGCGCACGCCAAGATCACATCCATTGACACCTCCGCGGCAAAGGCCTCCCCCGGTGTCATGACCGTCCTGACCGGCGCCGATGTGGCGGAAGAACAGGGCTCGCTGCCCAATGCCTGGCCGGTCACACCAGACCAAAAGGCACCCGCGCATCCGGCCATTGCCGTTGACGAGGTGGCCTTCTCCGGGGAAATCGTGGCCGTCATCATCGCCCGCAGCGTGGCCGCAGCCCGGGACGCCGTCGAACTTGTTGACGTTGACTATGACGAGCTGCCGGTGGTCATGGACCTGGAAGAGGCGTACACCGACAAGGTGCTGGCACACACCACACTGGAGTCGAACAAGTCGGCCACATGGGTTTTCGACTCGGCCGAGGCCGGCACCGGTACGTCCATCACGGAAGCACTGGCGAATTCCGATGTGGTGGTGGAGCGAACCCTGTACCAACAGCGGCTCATTCCGGCCTTCATGGAACCGCGGTCCACCGTGGTGGATCCCACAGGTGAGCAGATCACCATGTGGAGCGCCACACAGATCCCCCACATCCTGCGCCTGATGCTGGCGCTGACGCTGGGCATCCCGGAAAGCAAGGTCCGTGTGATTGCCCCGGATGTGGGCGGCGGATTTGGCGGCAAGCTGCAGGTCACCCCGGAGGAGGTCATCACCTTGCTGGCTGCCCGGCGCATGGGCAAGCCGTGCAAGTTCACCGAAACCCGCAGCGAATCACTGCAGGTGGGCCACCACGGTCGGGCACAGGTGCAACGGCTGAAGATCTCCGCCACGAAGGAAGGCATTGTCACCGGCCTTGACGTGAACCTGCTGGCAGACATGGGCGCCTACCTGGGCCTGATCACCTCCGGCATCCCCATCCTGGGCGCGTTCATGTACAACTCCATCTACAAGTTCCCGGCGTACAGGTTTGAATGCAATAACATTTTCACGAACAAGGCGTGGACGGACGCGTACCGCGGGGCCGGACGGCCGGAAGCTACGTTCGCCATCGAGCGGATGATGGACGAGCTCGCCACGGAATTGAACATGGATCCCCTCGAGCTGCGCGAGAAGAACTGGATCAAGCACGAAGAGTTCCCGTTCACCACCGTCGCCGGGCTCGAGTACGACACCGGAAACTACGAGGCAGCCACCGCCAAGGCCGTGGAGCTCTTCGACTACGAGGGGCTGCGCGCCGAACAAAAGCGCCGACGGGATGCCAAGGAGACGGTCCAGCTGGGCATCGGTATCTCTACCTTCACGGAGATGTGCGGGCTGGCCCCGTCACGGGTGCTCGGTTCACTGAACTATGCGGCCGGCGGCTGGGAACACGCCTCGGTGCGGGTGCTCCCCACCGGAAACGTTGAGGTGGTGACGGGTTCTTCGTCGCACGGGCAGGGCCACGAAACAGCGTGGAGCCAGCTCGTTGCCGACCGTTTGGGCGTGCCGTTTGCCAATGTCGAGGTGCTGCACGGCGACACGCAGGTGTCCCAGCGCGGCCTTGACACGTACGGCTCCCGCTCACTGACAGTGGGCGGCATGGCAGTGCTGGCCGCGGCGGACAAAGTCATTGAAAAGGCCAAGGTCATCGCCGCGCACCTGATGGAGGCCAACGAGGACGACCTCGACTTCGCCAACGGTGCATTCACCGTCCGTGGGACCGAGACGTCCACCGGCCTGGGCGAGATCGCCTTTGCCGCGTTCTCCGCCCACAACATGCCCGACGGGGTGGAGCCCAACCTGGACTCCGAAGCCACCTTCGACCCCGTCAACTTCTCCTACCCCCACGGCACCCACCTGGCGGCCATGGAGGTGGACACCGAAACCGGCCAGGTCAACATCCTCAAGTATGTGTGCGTGGACGACATCGGGGTGGTGGTCAACCCCATGCTCGTGGAGGGGCAGGTCCACGGCGGCCTGGCCCAAGGCATCTCCCAGGCGCTGTATGAGGAAGCGGTCTATGACGACGCCGGAACGCTTGTTTCGGGGTCGTTCGTGGACTATCTCGTCCCCAGCGCCCCGGATCTGCCGCACTACATCACGGCCCGCACGGAGACACCAGCCACGAGCAACCAGCTGGGCGCCAAGGGCGTGGGCGAGGCAGGCACCATCGCCTCCACCCCCGCCATCGTCAACGGCGTGCTGGATGCCATCCGCCACCTCGGCGTGAAGGACGTCAAGATGCCGTGCACCCCTGCACGTGTGTGGCATGCCCTGCAGGAAGCCAAGACCACCGGAGGAGTGCAATGA
- a CDS encoding (2Fe-2S)-binding protein, with product MASSKSIHVDVDGVAYTDDVEPRLLLVQYLRERLGKTGTLIGCDTTNCGACTVHLDGVSVKSCTMFAVQADGHQVTTIEGMAVNGKLAPLQEAFHQCHALQCGFCTPGMIMASASLLKENPNPTETEIREGLEGNLCRCTGYQNIVAAVKSVADGVQYGYSGVSVAESLVSEDLVGDDSETAGVS from the coding sequence ATGGCGAGTTCCAAATCCATCCACGTAGACGTTGACGGTGTCGCTTACACCGACGACGTCGAACCCCGGCTCTTGCTGGTCCAGTACCTTCGCGAGCGGCTGGGAAAAACCGGGACGCTGATTGGCTGCGACACCACCAACTGCGGGGCCTGCACCGTGCACCTGGACGGCGTCAGCGTGAAATCGTGCACCATGTTTGCTGTGCAGGCGGACGGACACCAGGTCACCACGATCGAGGGCATGGCGGTGAACGGCAAGCTGGCCCCGTTGCAGGAGGCGTTCCACCAGTGCCACGCACTGCAGTGCGGTTTCTGTACGCCGGGCATGATCATGGCATCTGCGTCGCTGCTGAAGGAAAACCCGAACCCCACAGAGACGGAGATCAGGGAAGGCCTCGAGGGCAACCTCTGCCGCTGCACCGGCTACCAAAACATTGTGGCCGCGGTAAAGTCCGTGGCGGACGGCGTGCAATACGGTTACTCCGGGGTTTCCGTGGCCGAGTCGCTCGTTTCCGAAGATCTGGTCGGCGACGACTCAGAAACGGCAGGTGTGTCATGA
- a CDS encoding XdhC/CoxI family protein, with product MREVLKDLFEAVEAGHTVGLGTVVRTFRSAPRPAGASMMVDAGGLAVGSVSGGCVEGALYELATEVAEDGTPVLQRYGISDDDAFEVGLTCGGIIDVFVEAVSKQTFPELAMVAKEVAADRPVSVVTVIEHPDPAWLGRHLVVHPDGFEGSLGSERADHAVSDDTLGLLAAGRNTTLMYGPDGERRGDGMRVFVASFAPQPRMLVFGAIDFAAAVAKQGSFLGYRVTVCDARAVFATRARFPVADEVVVEWPHRYLQAQLDAGLVDARTVICVLTHDPKFDVPLLGVALRHDVAYVGAMGSRKTHDDRLDRLREAGLSDVELGKLSSPIGLDLGSRTPEETAVSIAAEIISLRWGGEGGRLSHMGTRIHHVPVADAQHEVPVAGAEHEDGQEPADAEPQQKHRYNRP from the coding sequence ATGCGTGAAGTGTTGAAGGATCTATTCGAGGCAGTCGAAGCAGGGCACACCGTCGGCTTGGGGACGGTGGTGCGCACCTTCCGTTCCGCGCCGCGGCCGGCCGGGGCCTCCATGATGGTCGACGCCGGCGGGCTGGCGGTGGGGTCCGTGTCCGGCGGGTGCGTGGAGGGGGCACTCTACGAGCTCGCCACCGAGGTGGCGGAGGACGGGACGCCCGTGCTCCAGCGCTACGGCATCAGCGACGACGATGCCTTCGAGGTGGGCCTGACGTGCGGCGGCATCATCGACGTATTTGTGGAAGCCGTCTCGAAGCAGACGTTCCCGGAGCTGGCCATGGTCGCCAAGGAAGTGGCGGCGGACCGTCCTGTGTCCGTGGTGACAGTCATTGAACACCCGGACCCGGCCTGGCTGGGGCGGCACCTGGTGGTGCATCCGGACGGATTTGAGGGCTCCTTGGGCAGCGAACGCGCCGACCACGCCGTCAGCGACGACACCTTGGGCCTGCTCGCCGCCGGGCGCAACACCACGCTCATGTATGGCCCGGACGGTGAGCGCCGAGGCGATGGCATGCGCGTGTTTGTGGCCAGTTTTGCCCCGCAGCCCCGCATGCTCGTGTTTGGCGCCATCGACTTCGCCGCCGCCGTCGCCAAGCAGGGCAGCTTCCTGGGTTACCGTGTCACGGTGTGCGACGCCCGCGCCGTGTTCGCCACGAGGGCCCGATTCCCCGTCGCCGACGAGGTGGTGGTGGAATGGCCGCACAGGTACCTGCAGGCACAGCTCGACGCCGGGCTCGTTGACGCCCGCACGGTGATTTGCGTGCTCACGCACGATCCCAAGTTCGACGTGCCGCTGTTGGGGGTGGCGCTGCGCCACGACGTCGCGTACGTCGGGGCCATGGGGTCGCGCAAAACCCACGACGACCGGCTGGACCGGTTGCGGGAGGCGGGACTGTCCGACGTCGAGCTGGGAAAGCTCTCCAGCCCCATCGGTCTGGACCTGGGCTCACGCACGCCGGAGGAAACGGCCGTCTCGATCGCGGCGGAGATCATTTCGCTGCGCTGGGGCGGGGAGGGTGGGCGGCTCAGCCACATGGGCACGCGCATCCACCACGTGCCCGTGGCCGACGCCCAGCATGAAGTCCCCGTGGCCGGCGCCGAGCACGAGGACGGACAGGAGCCGGCGGACGCGGAACCCCAGCAAAAACACCGCTACAACAGGCCCTAA
- a CDS encoding VWA domain-containing protein produces MRPSQVGVLGAAGAGPPVGAPAEEILLAFASAVRAAGVKVTADRSRNFVDAVSRLSMENRSDVFWAGRATLCTAPEELDTYARTFEAWFSPGHAAVGQQEGAATTVKAAALDDGGKAESDGGQESLQAIASRRELLRHRDVATLDASERALLNHLFSELTVTLPTRQTRRRKLDRHGTIDRVRTLREQLRRGGEPGPLKHAKAPRKPRRIVWLIDVSGSMSPYADSLLRLAHRVVAAAPAQVEVFTLGTRLSRVTAALKLPDPEDALALAGKAVPDWSGGTRLGEVLRAFNDRWGQRAVARSAVVIIASDGWERGNPALLGRQVERLHHVTRHVIWANPHRGKNGYAPVQQGIRAVLPHVDYFVGGHSLKSFEELLDVMGNA; encoded by the coding sequence ATGAGGCCGTCTCAGGTGGGGGTACTGGGAGCTGCGGGGGCAGGGCCGCCTGTGGGTGCCCCGGCCGAGGAGATCCTGCTGGCCTTTGCGTCAGCCGTCCGCGCTGCCGGCGTCAAGGTGACCGCGGACCGTTCCCGCAACTTCGTCGACGCCGTCTCCCGGCTGTCCATGGAGAACCGCAGCGACGTGTTTTGGGCCGGGCGCGCCACCCTGTGCACCGCGCCGGAGGAGCTGGACACCTACGCGCGCACCTTTGAGGCCTGGTTTTCGCCCGGACATGCGGCCGTCGGGCAACAGGAAGGTGCTGCCACCACCGTCAAGGCGGCCGCCCTGGACGACGGCGGCAAGGCGGAAAGCGACGGCGGTCAGGAGTCCTTGCAGGCCATTGCGAGCCGGCGCGAATTGCTGCGCCACCGTGACGTGGCCACCCTTGACGCCTCCGAACGGGCCCTGCTGAACCACCTGTTCAGCGAACTGACCGTCACTTTGCCGACACGTCAGACCAGGCGAAGGAAACTGGACCGCCACGGCACCATCGACCGCGTGAGAACGCTGCGCGAACAGCTGCGCCGCGGCGGCGAGCCCGGTCCGCTCAAGCATGCGAAGGCTCCCCGGAAGCCACGCCGCATCGTATGGCTGATCGACGTGTCAGGTTCCATGTCTCCCTATGCCGACAGCCTGCTGCGGCTGGCCCACCGGGTGGTGGCGGCCGCCCCGGCGCAGGTGGAAGTATTTACACTCGGCACCCGGCTGAGCCGGGTCACCGCGGCACTGAAGCTGCCCGACCCCGAGGACGCACTCGCACTGGCGGGAAAAGCAGTGCCCGACTGGTCCGGCGGCACCCGGCTCGGCGAGGTCCTGCGGGCGTTCAACGACAGGTGGGGACAGCGCGCGGTGGCAAGATCCGCCGTCGTGATCATTGCCAGCGACGGATGGGAACGCGGGAACCCGGCACTTCTGGGACGGCAGGTGGAGCGCCTGCACCATGTGACCCGGCACGTCATCTGGGCCAACCCGCATCGGGGGAAAAACGGTTACGCACCCGTGCAGCAAGGAATCAGGGCCGTCCTGCCGCACGTTGATTACTTTGTGGGGGGCCACTCATTGAAGAGTTTTGAGGAGCTGTTGGACGTGATGGGCAATGCGTGA
- a CDS encoding MoxR family ATPase, whose protein sequence is MTTTSTASAATLAASLAETGYLADEGLSTIAYLALAMERPLLLEGEPGTGKTAMAEALAEAFKLPLIRLQCYEGIDAAQALYDWDFTAQILHLRSVEAGGGNLTTAELEKSLYDERFLLARPILKALQQSPAVLLIDEIDRADDEFEAFLLEVLSTYQVSIPEFGTVKAATPPIVVLTSNRTRDLHDALKRRCLYHWIDHPGLAREVAIVRTRLPEVPALLAEQVVRAVQQIRSTDDVMKPPGVAETLDWARALHLLGSVELDLESAAASIGALCKYREDTERVSATLARMLG, encoded by the coding sequence ATGACGACGACGTCCACTGCTTCCGCGGCCACGCTCGCTGCCAGCCTGGCCGAAACCGGTTACCTGGCCGACGAGGGCCTGTCCACCATCGCATATCTGGCCTTGGCCATGGAACGGCCGCTGCTGCTCGAAGGCGAGCCCGGCACCGGCAAGACTGCCATGGCAGAGGCCCTCGCGGAAGCGTTCAAGCTCCCGCTCATCCGGCTCCAATGCTACGAGGGCATCGATGCCGCACAGGCACTCTACGACTGGGACTTCACAGCACAGATCCTGCACCTGCGCAGTGTTGAGGCTGGCGGCGGGAACTTGACAACAGCCGAACTCGAGAAATCACTGTACGACGAGCGGTTCCTGCTGGCCCGGCCCATCCTGAAGGCGCTGCAGCAAAGCCCGGCCGTGCTGCTGATCGACGAAATTGACCGGGCGGACGACGAATTTGAGGCGTTCCTGCTCGAGGTGCTCTCCACCTACCAGGTATCCATCCCGGAATTCGGCACGGTCAAGGCAGCGACCCCGCCGATCGTGGTGCTCACCTCGAACCGGACCAGGGACCTGCACGACGCACTCAAGCGCCGCTGCCTGTACCACTGGATCGACCATCCGGGACTGGCCCGCGAGGTGGCGATCGTGCGCACCCGACTTCCAGAGGTTCCGGCCTTGCTGGCCGAACAAGTCGTCCGCGCCGTGCAGCAAATCCGTTCCACGGACGACGTCATGAAGCCGCCCGGCGTGGCCGAAACACTTGACTGGGCCCGGGCGCTGCACCTGCTGGGCAGCGTTGAGCTGGACCTGGAATCTGCCGCGGCCAGCATCGGGGCGCTGTGCAAATACCGCGAAGACACCGAACGCGTCTCGGCAACGCTGGCCAGGATGCTGGGCTGA